A window of Acidobacteriota bacterium contains these coding sequences:
- a CDS encoding YciI family protein yields MKYMLMVYGAEDAWTEEEREQCMSESRDLCHELDAAGRFLAASPLQSVSTATSVRIREGRRLVTDGPFAETTEQLGGFYLVEAADLDEAIAIAERIPGASVGTVEIRPPVELSGLPGMQRSRDRPPDE; encoded by the coding sequence GTGAAGTACATGCTGATGGTGTACGGAGCCGAAGACGCGTGGACGGAAGAGGAGCGCGAACAATGCATGTCCGAGTCGAGAGATCTGTGCCATGAGCTCGACGCCGCGGGCCGATTTCTCGCCGCGTCTCCGCTCCAGTCTGTGAGTACGGCCACGAGCGTGCGAATCCGGGAGGGAAGGCGTCTCGTCACCGACGGACCGTTCGCCGAGACGACCGAGCAGCTCGGTGGCTTCTATCTGGTCGAAGCGGCAGACCTCGACGAGGCGATCGCCATCGCGGAACGGATCCCGGGCGCCTCGGTCGGAACGGTCGAGATTCGTCCGCCCGTGGAACTGTCCGGGCTTCCGGGGATGCAACGGTCGCGCGATCGCCCGCCTGACGAATGA
- a CDS encoding SUMF1/EgtB/PvdO family nonheme iron enzyme yields MEHRERHRILERFDEGRQFSEKLFESVISDAWYDRPIALRQPIVFYEGHLPAFNYNTLMKKALGRGPLDEDLDDLFERGIDPETEEEALEADANWPRLESVKDYSNRADAAVRHALAEEAFCEPDNPLLARCEAIYTILEHELMHHETLKYMLHQLPWDRKKPSEGKVVLEGPEIHHEMVTIPAGHATLGRDREGGFGWDNEFELHRVDVPAFRIDRYNVTNRDFLEFMEAGGYENRDLWSDEGWDWVSRENIAHPHFWIPSDGGWSWRGMHEAYPLPESWPVFVTHAEAEAYAKWKECRLPTEAEFHRAAYGTPDGEEREHPWGNQEPEHRHGNFDHQSTEPMPAGSFPEGASAWGIHDLVGNGWEWTSSKFEPFPGFREMPSYPPYSSDFFDDKHYVIKGASQATSKRLIRRSFRNWFRATYPYMYASFRVAK; encoded by the coding sequence ATGGAACATCGCGAACGCCATCGGATTCTCGAACGGTTCGACGAGGGTCGTCAATTCTCGGAAAAGCTTTTCGAATCTGTCATTTCCGATGCATGGTACGACCGTCCCATCGCACTCAGGCAGCCCATCGTCTTCTATGAAGGTCACCTCCCCGCCTTCAACTACAACACTCTGATGAAGAAGGCGCTCGGGCGCGGTCCGCTCGACGAGGACCTCGACGATCTCTTCGAGCGGGGGATCGACCCTGAGACCGAAGAGGAAGCGCTCGAGGCGGATGCGAACTGGCCCCGTCTGGAGAGCGTGAAGGATTACTCCAACCGCGCGGATGCCGCGGTTCGCCACGCGCTCGCCGAGGAGGCGTTCTGCGAGCCGGACAACCCGCTGCTCGCCCGATGCGAGGCGATCTACACGATCCTCGAGCACGAGTTGATGCACCACGAGACGCTCAAGTACATGCTTCACCAGCTCCCGTGGGACCGGAAGAAGCCCTCGGAGGGGAAAGTCGTCCTCGAAGGTCCCGAGATCCACCATGAAATGGTCACGATTCCCGCCGGACACGCAACGCTCGGGAGGGATCGGGAGGGCGGATTCGGCTGGGACAACGAGTTCGAGCTCCACCGGGTCGACGTTCCGGCATTTCGAATCGACCGATACAACGTGACCAATCGCGACTTCCTCGAGTTCATGGAAGCAGGCGGGTACGAGAACCGGGATCTCTGGAGCGACGAAGGGTGGGACTGGGTGAGCCGCGAGAATATCGCGCACCCCCACTTCTGGATTCCTTCCGACGGAGGCTGGAGCTGGCGCGGGATGCACGAGGCGTATCCGCTGCCGGAAAGCTGGCCGGTATTCGTCACCCATGCGGAAGCCGAGGCCTATGCGAAGTGGAAGGAGTGCCGGCTTCCGACCGAGGCGGAGTTCCATCGGGCAGCCTACGGGACACCTGACGGAGAGGAGCGGGAGCACCCCTGGGGCAATCAGGAACCGGAACACCGTCATGGCAACTTCGACCACCAGTCGACCGAGCCGATGCCGGCAGGATCCTTCCCCGAGGGTGCGAGCGCCTGGGGAATCCATGATCTCGTGGGCAACGGCTGGGAGTGGACCTCGTCGAAGTTCGAGCCGTTCCCCGGATTCCGCGAAATGCCCTCGTACCCCCCTTATTCGAGCGATTTCTTCGACGACAAGCACTACGTGATCAAGGGCGCATCCCAGGCTACGTCGAAGCGCCTGATCCGGCGGAGTTTTCGGAACTGGTTCCGCGCGACCTACCCCTACATGTACGCGAGCTTCCGCGTCGCGAAATGA
- a CDS encoding VOC family protein, whose product MGEIRSITPCLWFDDQAEEAANFYTGIFENSRIVNVSRYTAAGTEIHGRPEGSVMAVGFELNGQPFSAINGGPVFTFNEAISFQIECETQAEIDYYWEKLSAGGDENAQQCGWLKDRYGLSWQVFPRLLTEMLDDPDREKAARVTDVMLRMKKMDLEGLKRAGESVS is encoded by the coding sequence ATGGGAGAAATCCGATCAATCACTCCGTGTCTCTGGTTCGATGACCAGGCGGAGGAAGCCGCAAATTTTTACACGGGTATTTTCGAGAATTCGAGAATCGTCAACGTCAGCAGATATACCGCGGCGGGGACCGAGATTCACGGCCGGCCGGAGGGGAGCGTGATGGCGGTCGGGTTCGAGCTGAATGGCCAGCCTTTCAGCGCGATCAACGGTGGTCCTGTCTTCACGTTCAACGAGGCGATCTCGTTTCAGATCGAATGTGAAACGCAGGCAGAGATCGACTATTACTGGGAGAAGCTGTCGGCTGGAGGCGATGAGAATGCGCAACAGTGCGGGTGGCTCAAGGACCGATACGGCCTCTCCTGGCAGGTCTTTCCCCGGCTTCTCACCGAAATGCTCGATGATCCCGATCGTGAAAAGGCGGCTCGCGTCACCGATGTGATGCTTCGAATGAAGAAGATGGACCTCGAGGGTCTGAAGCGAGCCGGTGAAAGCGTATCCTGA
- a CDS encoding RNA polymerase sigma factor produces MTASHSQAIREIVDRIYREESRRIFATLIRLIGDFDLAEEALHEAFAAAVDKWSKEGVPDNPFGWLVSTGRFKGIDMLRRMSRFESSPEKLEAAIALEAEPEDLDEKELRDDQLRLIFTCCHPALPPATQVAMTLREMCGLTTEEVASAFLTSPATIAQRIVRGKAKIRDAGIPYQVPSRTDLPDRLDSVLSVIYLVFNEGYSASSGSSAIRQDLSAEAIRLGRVLVELLPDPEVMGLLALMLLHDARRETRVDAAGDLILLEDQDRSRWDRRKILAGNELLRRALDSRNFGVYTIQAAISSVHAAAATASETDWKQIVGLYDLLLEIEPTPIGELNRAVAVAMRDSPEAGLELIDAILARGDLDDYHLAHAARADLFRRLGRTEKARVAYERALALAVQEPERRFLAKRIREVR; encoded by the coding sequence GTGACTGCCAGCCACTCCCAAGCGATCCGGGAGATCGTCGATCGGATCTATCGTGAGGAATCGCGCCGGATTTTCGCCACGCTGATCCGCCTGATCGGCGACTTCGATCTCGCCGAGGAGGCACTTCACGAAGCCTTCGCAGCGGCGGTGGACAAGTGGTCGAAGGAGGGGGTTCCGGATAACCCGTTCGGCTGGCTCGTTTCGACGGGTCGTTTCAAGGGAATCGACATGCTTCGGCGGATGTCCCGCTTCGAGTCGTCTCCGGAAAAGCTCGAGGCCGCAATCGCTCTCGAAGCCGAGCCCGAAGATCTCGACGAGAAGGAGCTCCGGGATGACCAGCTCCGGCTCATCTTCACCTGTTGTCATCCCGCGCTGCCACCCGCGACCCAGGTGGCGATGACGCTCCGGGAGATGTGCGGGTTGACCACCGAGGAAGTGGCGAGCGCATTTCTGACATCTCCGGCTACGATTGCCCAGCGGATCGTACGCGGCAAGGCGAAGATCCGCGATGCGGGGATCCCCTACCAGGTTCCGTCGCGGACCGACCTTCCGGACCGCCTCGACTCGGTGCTGTCGGTGATCTATCTCGTGTTCAACGAGGGGTACTCTGCGTCTTCCGGAAGCTCCGCGATTCGCCAGGATCTCTCCGCTGAGGCGATTCGACTCGGACGGGTGCTGGTCGAGTTGCTTCCGGATCCGGAGGTGATGGGGCTCCTTGCCCTGATGCTTCTCCATGATGCTCGACGGGAAACCCGGGTCGATGCGGCAGGGGATCTGATTCTCCTCGAGGATCAGGACCGCTCTCGATGGGACCGCCGGAAGATTCTCGCGGGGAACGAGCTGCTTCGTCGAGCGCTCGATTCGCGAAATTTCGGCGTCTACACGATTCAGGCGGCAATTTCGTCGGTCCACGCAGCCGCCGCAACTGCCAGCGAGACCGACTGGAAACAGATCGTCGGGCTCTATGACCTCCTGCTGGAGATCGAGCCGACTCCGATCGGAGAGCTCAATCGTGCCGTGGCCGTGGCGATGCGGGACTCACCCGAAGCCGGCCTCGAGCTGATCGACGCCATTCTCGCCCGGGGAGACCTCGACGACTACCATCTCGCGCACGCCGCACGCGCAGACCTCTTTCGGCGGCTCGGGCGGACGGAGAAGGCGAGGGTTGCCTACGAGCGTGCGCTCGCGCTGGCCGTCCAGGAACCGGAGCGCCGTTTTCTGGCAAAGCGGATTCGGGAGGTTCGCTGA
- a CDS encoding tetratricopeptide repeat protein, with translation MDRQTRHDIKHDKFLDEISNAYTFAAENRSKLILATVVIAVIAAAAAGFVMYRSAQEDEAQTRLADGIRIMSASPGTAPASPDDPAYETIEEQQAAARPIFEEVVEQYGYSDAADVARLYLAGMDLREGREEQARAELQQFVDEHRGEYLAGAAAWSLYNNRLASGDAEEVIAELQSQLDDSEPDALPTPALLALLARAHEMHGDDDAAKAYWKRIAEEYNDSPYSLEANRKLVSS, from the coding sequence ATGGATCGCCAGACGAGACACGACATCAAGCACGACAAGTTCCTCGATGAGATCAGCAACGCCTACACGTTTGCGGCGGAGAACCGGTCGAAACTGATTCTCGCGACGGTTGTGATCGCCGTGATCGCCGCGGCGGCTGCGGGATTCGTCATGTACCGGAGCGCCCAGGAGGATGAGGCACAGACCAGGCTGGCCGACGGAATCCGGATCATGTCGGCATCGCCGGGGACGGCGCCCGCGAGCCCGGATGATCCCGCATACGAGACCATCGAGGAGCAGCAGGCGGCCGCGCGACCGATCTTCGAAGAAGTCGTTGAGCAATACGGCTACAGCGACGCCGCCGATGTCGCCCGCCTCTACCTCGCCGGGATGGACCTGCGCGAGGGACGGGAAGAGCAGGCTCGTGCCGAGCTTCAGCAGTTCGTCGACGAACATCGGGGAGAGTATCTTGCGGGAGCGGCGGCATGGTCGCTTTACAACAACCGTCTCGCCAGCGGCGATGCGGAAGAGGTCATCGCGGAGCTTCAGTCGCAGCTCGATGATTCGGAGCCCGACGCGCTTCCGACGCCCGCTCTGCTCGCGCTTCTCGCGCGAGCTCATGAGATGCATGGCGACGACGATGCCGCGAAAGCCTACTGGAAGCGAATCGCCGAGGAGTACAACGATTCGCCGTACAGCCTCGAGGCGAACCGCAAGCTCGTCTCGAGCTGA
- the clpS gene encoding ATP-dependent Clp protease adapter ClpS produces MLPPVHDRESETLEKTEEKLEEPDMFRVVLHNDDFTTMEFVVHVLMKIFRHPEQVAIRVMLQVHNQGSGVAGTYTREIATTKVAETSELARQWEYPLLCTMERL; encoded by the coding sequence GTGCTGCCGCCAGTTCACGATCGAGAGAGCGAAACGCTCGAAAAAACCGAGGAAAAACTCGAGGAACCGGACATGTTCCGGGTGGTGCTCCACAACGACGACTTTACGACCATGGAGTTCGTGGTTCACGTTCTCATGAAGATCTTTCGTCACCCGGAGCAGGTCGCCATCCGGGTGATGCTCCAGGTTCACAACCAGGGCAGCGGCGTCGCCGGGACATACACGCGGGAGATCGCGACGACGAAGGTGGCCGAGACGTCCGAGCTTGCCCGCCAGTGGGAGTACCCTTTACTTTGCACGATGGAGAGACTCTGA
- the clpA gene encoding ATP-dependent Clp protease ATP-binding subunit ClpA, with amino-acid sequence MNLEKLEAVLQTARREAESRRHEYVTLEHVLLAITSSKRGSEIILNSGGDPAKLSERIRVFLDTRIEPASGSDLTVTETITLRRLLEYVIAQAHGSSQTRVDEGNLLAAIYEVPDSHATWFLRQEGVEKIDVLNYVSHGISNAPDEPLPDELFSGSEDEDETESNRDPLQLYATDLNARAVAGDIDPLIGREPEVERVVQILTRRRKNNPILVGEPGVGKTAIAEGLARAIVEERVPVPMRDARVFSLDLGSLLAGTKYRGQFEQRLKGVIAALQNIEHAILFIDEIHTIVGAGATSSGTMDASNILKPALASGRLRCIGSTTFAEYKAAFDRDRALARRFQKVEILPPTLEDTLKILEGLRSSYEEHHHVRFDDDAIQLSAELAAKFLRDRHLPDSAIDVLDEAGARVHLLHHETDPAPVTAAVIEDVVARMAKVPPASVSGSEKDRLRSLDVDLKTRIFGQSEAIDRLVAMIRLSRAGLGLPDKPVGSFLFSGPTGVGKTELAKQLAELLGVELIRFDMSEYAEPHTVSRLIGAPPGYVGFDQGGLLTDAVIRTPHSVVVLDEIEKAHPNLFDLLLQVMDHATLTDNNGKKADFRNVVLIMTTNAGAAEISGRSLGFGNERGRGAAHGAIERTFSPEFRNRLDAWIAFAPLAKDAVLKIVDKFTDEIRSQLAPKGITLALTPEAREWLAVRGFDSLLGARPMRRLMQKQIKERLVGEILFGPFEDTGGHVIVDINGDELAIRTSAEA; translated from the coding sequence TTGAACCTCGAGAAGCTCGAAGCCGTCCTTCAGACCGCGCGACGCGAAGCCGAGTCGCGACGCCACGAGTACGTGACGCTCGAGCACGTTCTGCTCGCCATCACGAGCTCGAAACGCGGCTCCGAGATCATCCTCAACTCCGGCGGTGACCCCGCAAAGCTCTCGGAGCGGATCAGGGTGTTTCTCGACACGCGAATCGAGCCGGCATCCGGTTCGGATCTCACCGTGACCGAAACGATCACACTTCGCCGGCTTCTGGAGTACGTCATCGCACAGGCTCACGGATCGAGTCAGACGCGGGTCGACGAGGGAAATCTTCTCGCGGCGATCTACGAGGTGCCCGACTCCCATGCGACCTGGTTCCTGCGCCAGGAGGGAGTGGAAAAGATCGATGTCCTGAACTACGTCTCGCACGGAATCTCGAATGCCCCGGACGAGCCCCTCCCGGACGAGTTGTTCAGCGGAAGCGAGGACGAGGACGAGACCGAATCGAACAGGGATCCCCTCCAGCTCTATGCGACCGATCTCAACGCCCGTGCCGTCGCCGGCGACATCGACCCCCTGATCGGCCGCGAGCCGGAGGTCGAGCGCGTGGTCCAGATCCTGACACGCCGGCGCAAGAACAATCCGATCCTCGTCGGCGAGCCTGGTGTCGGAAAGACCGCGATCGCCGAGGGGCTGGCGCGCGCTATCGTCGAGGAGAGAGTTCCTGTGCCGATGCGGGATGCGCGCGTATTCAGCCTGGACCTCGGTTCGCTTCTCGCCGGAACCAAATACCGGGGCCAGTTCGAGCAGAGACTCAAGGGCGTCATTGCAGCGCTCCAGAATATCGAGCACGCGATCCTCTTCATCGACGAGATTCATACGATCGTCGGAGCCGGCGCGACCAGCAGCGGCACCATGGACGCCTCGAACATCCTCAAGCCGGCGCTCGCAAGCGGCAGGCTGCGCTGTATCGGCTCGACGACTTTCGCCGAGTACAAAGCCGCGTTCGACCGTGACCGCGCGCTCGCCCGCCGGTTTCAGAAGGTCGAGATTCTTCCGCCGACGCTGGAGGACACGCTGAAGATCCTCGAGGGATTGCGCTCCTCCTACGAGGAACATCACCACGTCCGGTTCGACGACGACGCGATTCAGCTGTCAGCCGAGCTCGCTGCGAAGTTCCTCCGCGACCGGCATCTTCCGGACAGCGCGATCGACGTTCTCGACGAGGCGGGGGCGCGCGTCCATCTGCTCCACCACGAAACCGACCCGGCTCCGGTCACTGCCGCGGTCATCGAGGACGTCGTCGCGCGGATGGCGAAGGTTCCTCCCGCCTCGGTCAGCGGCTCCGAGAAAGACAGGCTTCGCAGCCTCGATGTCGACCTGAAGACCAGAATCTTCGGCCAGAGCGAAGCAATCGACCGGCTCGTCGCCATGATCCGCCTCTCCCGCGCCGGCCTCGGTCTGCCGGACAAGCCCGTCGGCTCATTCCTCTTCTCCGGTCCCACGGGAGTCGGCAAGACCGAGCTCGCAAAACAGCTCGCCGAGCTCCTCGGGGTCGAGCTGATCCGGTTCGACATGTCGGAGTACGCCGAGCCTCACACCGTGTCGCGACTGATCGGCGCACCCCCCGGCTACGTCGGTTTCGACCAGGGCGGTCTTCTGACCGACGCGGTCATCAGAACACCCCACTCGGTTGTCGTGCTCGACGAGATCGAGAAGGCGCACCCGAATCTGTTCGACCTGCTGCTCCAGGTCATGGATCATGCGACCCTGACCGACAACAACGGCAAGAAAGCGGACTTCCGCAACGTGGTCCTCATCATGACGACCAACGCAGGCGCCGCCGAGATCAGCGGGCGATCACTTGGGTTCGGCAACGAGCGCGGCCGCGGCGCGGCGCACGGCGCAATCGAGCGGACGTTCAGTCCGGAGTTTCGCAATCGCCTCGACGCCTGGATCGCCTTCGCCCCGCTCGCAAAAGATGCCGTCCTGAAGATCGTCGACAAGTTCACCGACGAGATCCGATCGCAGCTCGCACCGAAAGGCATCACGCTCGCGCTCACCCCCGAAGCCCGCGAATGGCTCGCCGTACGTGGGTTCGATTCGCTGCTGGGAGCGCGGCCCATGCGGCGGCTGATGCAGAAGCAGATCAAGGAGAGGCTCGTCGGCGAGATTCTGTTCGGGCCGTTCGAGGACACCGGAGGACATGTGATCGTCGACATCAACGGCGACGAGCTGGCCATCCGGACTTCAGCCGAGGCCTGA
- a CDS encoding YciI family protein, which yields MRVMVMVKATRSSEAGEMPSEQLLTEMGNYNEELSNAGILLAGEGLQPSSKGVRVRFSGKNRTVTDGPFPETKELVAGFWLWKVSSMEEAIEWVKRCPNPMMEDSDIEIRPLFEMEDFGEEFTPELREQEEKLRMRIDK from the coding sequence ATGAGAGTGATGGTCATGGTCAAGGCAACGAGGAGCTCGGAAGCCGGCGAGATGCCGAGCGAGCAGCTCCTGACGGAGATGGGAAACTACAACGAAGAGCTCTCCAACGCCGGGATTCTACTTGCCGGTGAGGGGCTGCAGCCCAGCAGCAAAGGCGTTCGGGTTCGATTCTCGGGAAAGAACCGGACGGTGACCGACGGTCCGTTTCCGGAGACGAAGGAGCTCGTTGCGGGATTCTGGCTCTGGAAGGTGAGCTCGATGGAGGAAGCGATCGAGTGGGTGAAGCGATGCCCGAATCCGATGATGGAAGACTCCGACATCGAGATTCGACCCCTCTTCGAGATGGAAGACTTCGGCGAGGAATTCACCCCGGAGCTCCGCGAACAGGAAGAAAAGCTGCGGATGCGGATCGACAAGTAA
- a CDS encoding YciI family protein: MKFICLGYADESKWNEMPEEEANALMEECFAYDDELRKSGHFLGGEALQPVGKGVTLRFRNRKVDVTDGPYAETKEQLGGILLLEARDLNHAIALMSNHPGVRFGPFEIRPADETINALIAVRDEAIRASHGQQPRG; this comes from the coding sequence ATGAAGTTCATCTGCCTGGGATACGCGGACGAGTCGAAATGGAACGAGATGCCTGAAGAGGAAGCGAACGCGTTGATGGAGGAGTGTTTCGCATACGACGATGAGCTGAGAAAGTCGGGGCATTTCCTCGGAGGAGAGGCCCTTCAGCCGGTCGGCAAGGGGGTCACACTGCGCTTCCGCAATCGGAAGGTCGACGTGACGGATGGCCCGTACGCCGAGACGAAGGAGCAGCTCGGTGGCATCCTCCTGCTCGAGGCGCGGGACCTCAACCACGCGATCGCGCTGATGTCGAATCATCCGGGCGTGCGGTTCGGCCCGTTCGAGATCCGTCCGGCCGACGAGACGATCAATGCGCTCATCGCGGTCCGCGATGAGGCGATCCGTGCCTCACACGGGCAGCAACCTCGAGGGTGA
- a CDS encoding branched-chain amino acid transaminase, translating to MPFEGLSKIWMNGSFVDFEDAKVHVLSHVVHYGSGVFEGIRCYNTERGPEIFRLHDHIRRLYDSCRIYRMRPERSIEDFEQACIDSIVENDLKDCYIRPLVYRGFNTLGVDPRKCPIEMMIAVWKWGKYLGEDGIEKGVDVCVSSWNRMAPNTFPAMAKSTANYMNSQLIRMEAGVDGYEEGIALATDGYVSEGSGENIFIIRDGRIITPPLGASVLPGITRDSLMTLAKERGYQVTESRVPREMLYIADEMFFTGTAAEVTPIRSVDRIPVGNGARGPITEELQTAFFDYLNGRVEDRYGWMTSVYGRKDAAKDVVGAGSATA from the coding sequence ATGCCATTCGAAGGACTCTCGAAAATCTGGATGAACGGATCCTTCGTCGACTTCGAGGACGCGAAGGTTCACGTACTCAGCCACGTCGTCCACTATGGCTCCGGTGTCTTCGAGGGGATTCGGTGCTACAACACCGAGCGCGGACCCGAGATCTTCCGCCTCCACGATCACATTCGCCGGCTCTACGACAGTTGCCGCATTTACCGGATGCGGCCGGAACGTTCCATCGAGGATTTCGAGCAGGCCTGCATCGACTCGATCGTCGAGAACGACCTGAAGGATTGCTACATCCGGCCACTGGTCTACCGCGGGTTCAACACCCTCGGCGTCGATCCGCGCAAATGCCCGATTGAAATGATGATTGCCGTCTGGAAGTGGGGCAAATACCTCGGCGAGGATGGGATCGAGAAGGGCGTGGATGTCTGCGTCTCGTCCTGGAACCGAATGGCGCCCAACACCTTCCCGGCGATGGCGAAGTCGACCGCCAACTACATGAACTCCCAGCTCATCCGGATGGAGGCGGGAGTCGATGGTTACGAGGAAGGAATCGCGCTGGCTACCGACGGCTACGTGTCGGAAGGCTCGGGCGAGAACATCTTCATCATACGGGACGGCCGGATCATCACGCCGCCGCTCGGAGCATCAGTGCTGCCGGGAATCACCCGGGATTCGCTGATGACGCTCGCGAAGGAGCGTGGCTACCAGGTCACCGAGTCGCGCGTCCCACGAGAAATGCTCTACATCGCGGACGAGATGTTTTTCACCGGGACGGCTGCCGAGGTCACTCCGATCCGCAGTGTCGATCGAATCCCGGTCGGTAACGGAGCGAGAGGCCCGATCACCGAAGAGCTTCAGACGGCGTTTTTCGACTACCTCAACGGGCGCGTCGAGGACCGGTACGGCTGGATGACCTCCGTGTATGGCCGGAAAGACGCCGCGAAGGATGTCGTCGGCGCGGGTTCGGCCACCGCCTGA
- a CDS encoding glycosyltransferase family 2 protein, with protein sequence MRAIDSVPPVSVIIPARNEERAIEATVQGFLNQTWQDLEIVVVDDRSSDATPRILAGISSSRLIVVEGTATPEGWLGKPWALQQGASRARGDVLIFCDADVRWEPQAVAAAVTTLLSENLDGLTIFPRLVMKGFWEHVLMGNLPLALVAYLPLWLFNRNQFTTMTVGSGVGNVVTREAWMRAGTHEALKNAVVDDVGLMRRVRLSGGRVQIFRASHLASIRMYHGLGEIVRGFTKNAWYAFGGRWSVFALASASMVFHVLPYVAAVAMVYAVSNGLAVPSWVSAGCAALVLLTAVRVVAFRSLGYRMDNALFGHPLMTVVFAWIALRSAWMNGVRRKLEWRGRSFDAGAARSGLG encoded by the coding sequence GTGCGTGCCATCGATTCCGTACCTCCGGTCTCGGTCATCATCCCCGCCCGCAACGAAGAGCGGGCGATCGAGGCGACCGTTCAGGGCTTTCTGAATCAGACGTGGCAGGATCTCGAGATCGTCGTGGTCGACGACCGCTCCAGCGACGCAACGCCGCGGATTCTGGCCGGCATCTCGTCGTCCCGACTGATCGTCGTCGAGGGGACGGCGACCCCCGAAGGCTGGCTGGGAAAGCCGTGGGCGCTTCAGCAGGGAGCGAGCCGGGCGCGCGGCGACGTCCTGATCTTTTGTGACGCCGACGTCCGATGGGAGCCTCAGGCTGTCGCGGCGGCGGTCACGACACTGCTATCGGAGAACCTCGACGGACTGACGATTTTCCCGAGACTCGTCATGAAGGGGTTCTGGGAGCACGTCCTGATGGGGAATCTGCCGCTCGCTCTGGTCGCCTATCTGCCGCTGTGGCTCTTCAACCGGAATCAATTCACCACGATGACCGTCGGCAGCGGCGTGGGGAACGTCGTGACCCGGGAAGCATGGATGCGTGCCGGGACACACGAGGCGTTGAAGAACGCGGTCGTCGATGACGTCGGCCTGATGCGCCGGGTGCGGCTCAGCGGCGGGCGCGTGCAGATTTTCCGGGCGAGCCACCTCGCCTCGATCCGGATGTACCACGGCCTCGGAGAGATCGTTCGCGGATTCACGAAAAACGCCTGGTACGCGTTCGGCGGGCGATGGTCGGTGTTCGCGCTCGCTTCCGCGAGCATGGTCTTTCACGTGCTTCCGTATGTCGCGGCGGTGGCGATGGTGTACGCGGTGTCGAACGGATTGGCGGTTCCGAGCTGGGTGAGTGCGGGATGCGCAGCACTCGTTCTCCTGACGGCCGTGCGAGTCGTGGCGTTTCGATCGCTCGGCTACCGGATGGACAACGCTCTGTTCGGCCATCCTTTGATGACCGTGGTCTTCGCCTGGATCGCGCTCCGGTCAGCATGGATGAACGGCGTGCGCCGGAAGCTCGAGTGGCGTGGGCGGAGCTTCGACGCCGGAGCCGCCCGCTCAGGCCTCGGCTGA